A window of the Candidatus Eisenbacteria bacterium genome harbors these coding sequences:
- a CDS encoding YceI family protein, whose product MKRLRSLPSAFLLLAALVLAAPTQAAPQTYEIDPVHSRVEFTIRHMFSKVTGNFGKFQGTIHYDPAAPLASSVNAEIDASSIDTNNDRRDGHLKSPDFFDAAKYPTLTFASTKVSPVADGKLKVEGTLTMHGIAKPVVLDAAFLGSGPGLDGVTRAGFEATTKVDRKDYGIVWNKALDQGGTLLGDEVQINLEIEAVAPQPDSGSQDQKTEVKTEKKEAGSKSAR is encoded by the coding sequence ATGAAACGGTTACGCTCGCTCCCCTCGGCATTCCTGCTCCTCGCGGCGCTCGTCCTGGCCGCGCCCACCCAAGCGGCTCCACAAACCTATGAGATCGACCCCGTGCACTCGCGCGTGGAGTTCACGATCCGACACATGTTCAGCAAGGTGACGGGCAACTTCGGCAAATTCCAAGGGACGATCCACTACGACCCGGCCGCTCCCCTGGCGTCCTCCGTGAATGCGGAGATCGACGCGAGCAGCATCGATACCAACAACGATCGCCGGGACGGGCACCTCAAGAGCCCCGACTTCTTCGATGCCGCGAAGTATCCCACCCTCACGTTCGCGAGCACCAAAGTCTCGCCTGTAGCGGATGGCAAGCTCAAGGTCGAAGGCACTCTCACCATGCATGGCATCGCGAAACCCGTCGTCCTGGACGCTGCCTTCCTCGGCTCCGGCCCCGGGCTCGACGGCGTGACGCGCGCCGGGTTCGAGGCAACGACGAAGGTGGACCGGAAGGACTACGGGATCGTCTGGAACAAGGCGCTCGACCAGGGGGGCACGCTCCTCGGGGACGAAGTGCAGATCAATCTCGAGATCGAAGCGGTGGCGCCCCAGCCGGACAGCGGGAGCCAGGACCAGAAGACCGAAGTAAAGACGGAGAAGAAGGAGGCGGGCTCGAAGAGCGCGAGGTAG